The Terriglobales bacterium genomic sequence AACCAGTTTGCTGCAGCGGCCGCGTACTACTATCGCTTCGAAGCGCCAGAGCTGGAGCGAAAGCAGTCGATAGGCGCGCAAGACTTACTTGACGCTTGCCGACTTGCCGGTTGGCGACGCATGGGCGACCCGGCAAAGACCCTCAGTAACGCACAGGGCGTAGGACTGCTCAACAAGACTGAACGCGGGCAATACACCATTAGTTCGGTAGGCGAAAACCTTGTAGCCATGACTCTATCTGGCGAAACAGCCAAGGCCCCATCGAAGCGGCACCGAAAGTCAAAGAAGAAAGCCAAGAAATAAACATGAGCCTCGCGGTTGCAGACGAAGCTCTGGAAGCAGTGCTTCTCGATTGCGCTCGGTTGAAGGCGACCCTGTCCAAGAGCGATTCCCTCAGGATTCGCTCGGAAGATGAACGGTCGCTTTTGACGACATTTGCCTTGACTTGGTTCCGGGGTTACCGAGAGCGCATTCTGGTCGTCGCTGGACCAGATGAGATAGACCCTGCTGATGCACGATACAAACGGCTTCTGAAGGCAAGCGCTGGCGCTGCCACAAGGAAAGCCGTTCTGGACGAGATTAGTGCGCTCAGAAAGTTACACGTTGCGTTGCGGTCTAGCGTGATGACTAAGCCGACCGCTCCTCCCGTCGCGACATCCGACGTAGCGCGATTTCACGCCGCTAATTGGCGACCCCGCGATGCACAGAATCCTCGTGAATCGCTGGCAGGAATGTACGCGCTGCATTGGGGCGAATGCTGACCTCGCGGCGATCGTAATGATGGGGGGCCTGCTGGAAGCACTATTGCTAGCCCGGATTCAGCGCGAGCCCGACCAAGCGGCCGTGTTCAAGGCGGTTGCTGCACCCAAGGACACCAAGACGAAGAAGACACTCCCATTACAGGCCTGGACTCTTAGGCACTTCATTGATGTCGCGCACGAACTCAAATGGATTTCCCAAACGGTAAAGCAGGTGGGTGTGGTACTCCGCGATTATCGAAACTACATCCACCCGTACAAAGAGCTTTCGCACAAGATCGTCGTGCAACCGGGCGACTCAGGCGTGCTCTGGGAGGTCAGCAAGAGTATCTCCCGCAAACTGCTAAGTGGGGCGAAGCCGTAACGAGCGGCCTGCGTCACGAACGTTCAAGCTACATGCGATAATTGCGAATGCTGGCCCCGTAGCTCAGATGGATAGAGCAGCAGTTTCCTAAACTGCTTGTCGGCGGTTCGACTCCGCCCGGGGCCTCCAGTCATCCTAAGGGGACTACAGGTGAGCGGCGTGCCCCGAGGTCATCGGTTCTCCCGCAGCATCTTCTGATACATTTCGGGAGTTCGCTGTTCCTTCGGCAGCTTGTTGAACTGACCAATGATGAGCACGCGCCTCAGGCGCTCCGTTTCCTCCGGCGTGCTTGGACAGAGCACCACGACCTCGCCGAGGCGTTTTGTCTCTGAGGCGCTGGCAAGAAGCAGGCACAGGTCGCCACTCGTGGTGTCGAACCGCCAGACATTTGGCGCAAGTTTCACAACCTCATACCGCCCAACAGCCGGGCCAGACTGCGACGAAACGGGGGTTGGAGCTGGCACGGTGACGATGGCCGGCGGTTTTTCTTTGAGGATGGCGAATGTTAGCAGAGCGAGCCACAAGACGAGGAATCCGGTGAATAGGTTCTGCTTCATGTACCCTCCTCTCAAATCTTGTACCGCGCTGGTTGCTGATACTCCACAACACCCTCTCTCTCCGCCGAAGCCTCCGGATCCCCCACAGTGAAGAAGCTTCAATGGGCCGCTGGGGTCTTGCTCGAGGCTACGCGCTCGATCTTCTCGATGACGATGGCCTTGGAGCCGGCGCGCTGGAAGACCTTGCCGCTGACCGTCACCTTCTCTCCCGCAAACGGCAGCAACTTCTGGTTCTGGCCGGCTGCGGGGATGCCGCCGGAGATGGGCCAGTAGATGGTCCCGTCGGCGGTCAAGATCACCAGGGGCGAGCCGCCTTTGGCGCAGGAGCGGGCGCAGGCGGCGCTGATGGGCTTGTCGAGCTGCTTAGTGTAGGCGCAGGAGGAGTCGAGGACGTAGCCCTCGACCTTGTCTTTCCCCTTGTCCCCCTTGCCGTCCTGCTGCGCCGCCGCGACCGCGGCGAACAGAACAGTCAGCGGCCAAAATCACAACTTGAGTGCGTTTCATGAGTGCCTCCCGGGTTGCCGTACTCGGTTCCATGCGGAAGCTTACTACGGGCAGGGAAGGGCGGCGATTGTATAATCCACTTCGATGCTGAAATACTCCATCGTTGTCCCCTTCCACAACGAGGAAGAGAGCGTGACGCTGCTCTACGACCGCCTGAAGACGGTGATGGAGCACACCGGCGAGAGCTTTGAGCTGGTGTTCGTGGACGACGGCTCGAACGACCTCACCTTCCACCAACTGGAAGAGATCGCCAAGGTGGACAGCCGGGTGACGGTCATCAAGCTGCGGCGGAACTTCGGGCAGACGCCGGCGCTGGTGGCAGGCTTCGACCACGCGAAAGGCGAGTACATCATCGCCATGGATGGCGACTTGCAGGACGATCCCGCTGACGTCCCTCTGTTCCTGGAGAAGATAGCCGAGGGCCACGACATCGTGAGCGGATGGCGGCGGCGGGCGGGCAACCTGTTGTTGCGGCGCGTCCCCTCGCGCATCGCCAACTGGCTGATGGCGCGGCTGAGCGGCGTGGACTTGCACGACTTCGGAGCCACCTTCAAGGCCTACCGGCGCGAGCTGATCCGCGAAGTCCCGCTTTACGGCGAGCTGCACCGCTTTATCCCGGCGCTGGCCGCGGGCGTGGGCGCTTCCATCTGCGAGGTCGAGATCCGCAACAGTGACCGCGAGGGCGGCCGCTCGCACTACGGCATCGCGCGCGTGGTGCCCGTGTTCTTCGACCTCATCACCATCCGCTTCCTGCTGGGCTACCTGGCGAGGCCGCTGCACTTCTTCGGCAGCTTCGGCATGACCGCCCTGCTGGGAGGCCTGGGGATCGCAATCTGGCTGATGTGGCTGAAGCTCCGCTACCACACTCACGTCATGACCGAGCACGGGCCGCTGATGTTCTTCGCGGCGGTGCTCATCCTGGCGGGCGTGCAGCTGGTGGCGCTGGGCCTGCTGGGGGAGATGCAGGTGCGCCACTTCCACGAGCCCGCGCATCGCGCTCCCTATGTGGTGGAGCGCATCCTGCGCGCCGACAAGAGCCAGGAATCCACGCTGGCGGAGTAGGGCAACAGGCGCATGGGCGCGCTATAATTCCCAATTTCACCCGGATGCCCCAGACCACCCAACCCGCGCTGCGACTGGCCAAGCGCATGGCCCGCCTGGGGACGGAGACCGCCTTCGAGGTCCTGGTAAAAGCACGGGCGCTGGAGGCCAAGGGGCGGGACATTGTCCACCTGGAGATCGGCGAGCCCGACTTCGACACCCCGGCCAACATCATCGAGGCGGGCAGTGACGCCCTACATAAAGGATGGACCCACTACGGCCCTTCGGCCGGCCTGCCGCATTTGCGCCAGGCCATCGCGGACGAGGTTGCGCGCACCCGCGGGGTCAAAGTCGCGCCCGAAGAGGTGGTGGTCGTCCCGGGCGGCAAGCCCATTATTTTCTTCCTGATACTGGCGCTAATTGAGGAAGGGGACGAGGTCATCTACCCGAACCCCGGCTTCCCCATCTACGAGTCCATGGTCAACTTCCTAGGGGCGAAGGCGGTGCCCATCCGGCTGCGCGAGGAGATGGATTTCCGCCTGGACGTGAACGAACTGAAGAAGCTGATCACGGACCGCACCAAGCTCATCATCCTGAACTCGCCGCACAACCCCACCGGCGGCATCCTGACGGAGCGCGACGTGCGGGAGATCGCTCAGGCCATCGGCGACCGTGACATCATGGTGCTCTCGGACGAGATCTACAGCCGGCTGATCTTCGAGGGCGCGCATTTCTCCATCCTTTCGCTCGAGGGCTGGCACGACCGCACGGTGCTGCTCGACGGCTTCTCCAAGACCTACGCCATGACCGGGTGGCGCATGGGCTACGGGGTGATGCGCGCCGACCTGGCCACGCACGTGGCGCGGCTGATGACCAACTCCAACTCCTGCACCGCCAGCTTCACCCAGGTGGCGGGCATCGAGGCGCTGCGCGGCGACCAGAGTTCGGTGGAGAAAATGTGCGCGGAGTTCAAGCGCCGCCGCGACCTGATGGTCGCCGGGCTGAACAAGATCAAAGGATTCTCCTGCCGCCTGCCCAAGGGCGCTTTCTACACCTTCCCCAACATCACCGGCACAGGATGGAAGTCGAAAAAGCTGGCCGACGCGCTGCTGGACGACGCGGGAGTGGCCGGACTTTCCGGCACCGCCTTCGGCGACTACGGCGAAGGCTACCTGCGCTTCAGCGTGGCCAACTCCATCGAGAACCTGGAGAAGGCGCTCAGCCGCATCGACGAGTGGACGAAGAAGAACCTCTGACGAACGCAACACGCTAAGGACATGGCCAACAAGAAATCATTTCGCGTGTTTGCCAGCTGCCACATCGGCGAGGCTGCCGAGAGCCTGCTGCGCGAGCGCGGCTACGAGCTGGAGATCTATCCCGGTCCGGAGGCGCCCGCGAAGAAGCTGATCATCGAAAAGACCGCGGCCGGCATCGACGGGCTGATCACCACGCTGCGCGATCCCATCGACGCCGAGGTCTTCGAGGCAGGGAAGGGGCGGCTGAAGGTGGTGGCGCAGATCGCCGTGGGCTTTGACAACATCAACCGCGCCGACGCCAACCGCTACAAGATCCCCTTCACCCACACCGCCGACGTGCTCACCGAGGCCACGGCGGAGTTTGCCTTCCTCATGCTGGGCGTGCTGGCGCGCAAGATGGTCCCCAGCGAGCGCCTGGTGCGGGAGAACCAGTGGGGCTCGTGGCATCCCTTCCTCCCGTTCTTGGGGGATGAGATCACGGGTAAGACCATCGCCATCATTGGCACCGGGCGCATCGGTCTGGCGGTCATTAAGAAGTGCACCGGCTTCGACATGAACATCCTGTGCTATGACCCGGCGTACCAGAACCTCCAGTTCATCCAGGGGATCCAGGAGTTGATGGACCTGCGCCATGCCCGGGGCCTGCAGAAGCAGAAGACCTGGATCAAGTACGTTAGCTTTGACGAGGCCCTGGCGGGCGCCGACTACGTGAGCGTGCACGTGCCGCTGCTGCGCGAGGGCGAGAGCGATACGCCTACCTATCATCTGTTCAACGAAAAGACGCTGCGCAAGATGAAGCCCACGGCCTACCTGGTGAACACCTCGCGCGGCCCGGTAGTAGAGGAGGCCGCCGTGGCCCGCGCGCTGCGCGAGAACTGGATCGCGGGCGCGGCACTGGACGTCTTCGAGAAAGAACCGCTGCCGCCGGATTCACCTCTGCGGGACCCGGACATCGCCGACCGCTGCCGGCTCTTCCATCACTTCGCCTCCGGCGCCACCATCACCCGTCTTTCCACCGACCCCAACCTGGGAATGGCCGGCCGCTGTGCCCAGGGGCTGATCGATGTGCTGGAGGGGAACTACGACGGAGACGTCACCAAGATGCCGTACGTGGTGAACAAGGAAGCGTTTGTGGGAGCAGGAAAGTAAAAAGGAAAAAGTAAAAGGTAAAAAGTTAGGACCGATGGAAATAATGCAATGCGAAAGCGGTGGCTCCCGTCCCGCAACTGCCAACCTGCCCGTTACACGATATAATTACTTGACTGAACATTGACTGAACCAGGAGAAGGAGATTCATGGCGCATATACTGCCCGACCTGCCGTATGCCTTTTCGGCGCTGGAACCGCACATCGACGCACTGACGATGGAGACCCACCACGACAAGCACCACGCGGCCTACGTCAAGAACCTGAATGCCGCGTTGGAGAAGCACCCCGGCCTGCAGAACAAGACGGCCGAGGAGCTGCTGCACCACATCAACACCGTGCCGGAGGACATCCGCACGGCGGTGCGGAACAACGGCGGCGGCCATGCCAACCACTCGATGTTCTGGACCATCATGGCGCCCAAGGCGGGCGGCCCGGCGAAGGGGAAAGTAGCCGACGCGATCCGGGACGCGTTCGGCGCCTTCGACCAGTTCCAGGAGAAATTCAACGACGCCGGGACGAAACGCTTCGGCAGCGGCTGGGTATGGCTGGTGGGCAACAAGAGCGGGAAGATCGAGATCCAGTCCACCGCGAACCAGGACAGCCCGTTGATGGAGGGACTGTTCCCCATCCTGGGCAACGACGTGTGGGAGCACGCCTACTACCTCAAGTATCAGAACCGGCGTCCCGACTACCTCAAGGCATGGTGGAACGTCGTGAACTGGGAGACGGTGAACAAGCGTTTCGAGGAGTTCCAGCGGCATTCGAAGGCGACCGCGGCGTAAGACTCAGAGGCGCGGGAGCCGCACAAGTCCCGATTCAGAGGCAAGGCCCACGGCACAGGGGTAGGTCTTTTCGACCTATCCCTTTTTACTTTTGGCTTCCCGCCAGTGCGCCCAGCAACGACTGGAAGACCTTCAGCCCGTCGGCGGAGCCGAGTTGGATCTCACTCGACCGGTCGGGGTGGGGCATCATGCCGCAGACATTGCGCCCTTCGTTGCAGATTCCAGCGATGTTGTCGAGCGAGCCGTTGGGATTGGCCTCGGTGGTGGTCCTTCCCTGGGGATCGCAGTAGCGGAAGAGCACGCGGTTGTCGCGCAGCAGAAGCTCGAGGGTCTCCGCCTCGCAGAAGTAGTTACCCTCCATGTGTCCGATGGGGATCTGCAGGACTTCTCCCTTGCGGCAGGCGTTGGTGAAGGGAGTGTCGGTGGTTTCCACGCGCACGTGCACCGCCCGGCAGATGTATTTGAGTCCGGCGTTGCGCATGAGGGCGCCGGGGAGCAACCCGGCTTCACAGAGGATCTGGAAGCCGTTGCAGATGCCCAGCACCAGTCCGCCCGACCGGGCGAAGCGGGTGACGGAGTCCATTACCGGGGAAAAACGGGCGATGGCGCCGGTGCGCAGGTAATCGCCGAAGGCGAAGCCGCCGGGGAGGATGACGGCGTCGCAGTTCTCGAGGTCCGCCGATTCGTGCCAGAGGTAGGTGACCTGCTGGCCGGCTACGGCGCCCAGGGAGTAGTACGCGTCGTGGTCGCAGTTGGAGCCGGGAAAGACGATGACGCCGAACTTCATCGCTGCCTGCCTTCTGTGACTCTCGCCACAAATCAGTTTAGCATCGCGCGCAAGTCCGGCGTCTTGGTGTCATTCACTGGCGTCGGGGGTAGGCGCCTGCGGCGGATGCGGCGAGCGCGGGCCCTCCGGTCCGCCGCGTCCGTGGAAGCGCATCCGATCGCGCTCCTGCTGGATGACCTGCAGCTTCTTCCACTGCTCCACGTTCAGCACCCTGCGGATGGCAAGCATCATCATGGTGTTGGCCTTTTCCAGCTTGCCACGCGCAGCGATCACCAGGTCGATCTGGGCGCTGACTTTGACTTCGTCGGGCTGGTCGGCCTCGATCAGCGGCTGCAGGCGGGCTTCCTGGCGCTCGACCTCGGCGTGCAGGTCGATCAGCTTGAGCCGGTAGTCGAGGAAGGTATCCTCGATCTGCTTGATCTGGGCATCGCTCAGCTGCAACTGGGCCACGATGTCGGAGTTCTTCCACCACTTTCCCAACTCGGGCGGGGGCATGGGGGCGCGCAGCGCGACGCCCGGCTGCTGAGGCGGTGGGGTCGGGCCCTGCCCGAACGTCAACATGGGGCAGAGCAACAGGATTGCAAGGAAAGCGAAAAGCGATTTTCTCATCGTGATTCTCCTTTGGATTGACGGGCGGGGCCGGTTGGTTTCACATTGCGGCTGATCTCCTGGGTGAGCAGGGCCGCCGGCGCGAGTGCCTGCGGGACCTGGCGGTTGACCGCCCGCTCCACCGAGACCAGCAGCGCCTGGTCGGGATCGGTCGCGGGCATGGCGGGCGGGGCGGGGCGCGGTTCCTGCAGAAGCATCGTCGCCAGGATGGCTGCGGCAACCGCCGCCGCCCAAGTGAGCGCGCTCGCGTCGCGCCCGGAGATACGGGACGCGGCGGAGCTGCGCTGCCGGGTCCAGAAGTCCTCGGGCCGATCCCCCTGAGTGCGGGCGAAGTCGTGGAGCGCCCCAGTCGCCCGGCGCAGACGCTCGAGCTCTCCGGAGCATGCGGAGCAGGCGGCCAGGTGCTCGAGCGCTGAGGCGTTCCTGGTCTCGAGCAGCGATTCGAAGATTTGTTTCTCGCTCAGATGAGCTTGCATGGTTTCCTCGTTATCTCCCGACCCGGGTTTTCACCGTGCTCAGCGCACGGAACAGATGCGACTTCACGCTGCCCACCCGCAGGTCGAGCGCCTCGGCGATCTCGTCGAGCGACATCTCTTCCACAAACCTCAGCAGAAAGACCGCCTTCTGCTGCTGCGGCAGCGCCTCTACCACGTTCCAGACAGCGTCCAGCTCCTGCCGGGCCAGCAAGGCCTGCTCCGGGCCGGCGCGCAGGCTGGGAAGCTGCTCGGCCTGGGTGCGGGTGTCGTCGTTGTCCGCCGGAGCGGAGAAGAGCCGGCGCCAAAAGGCCAGGCGGCGGTTGCGTGCGTGGTCGCGGGCCAGGTTCACGGCGATGCGCACCAGCCAGGTGCCGACGGCGGCCTCGCCGCGGAAGCTCGAGCGCTTGCGCCAGGCGCGCAGGAAGCACTCCTGGGTGAGCGTGTCGGCAGCCTCCGGGTCGCGCAGCATCCCCAGCAGCAGGCGATAGACGCGCCGCTGGTGCAGGCGCATGAGCTGGTCGAACTCCGCCTCCGCCAGTCCTTCGGCGACCCGGGATGTAGCCACGAACGACGTCGCTGTGGTCTCCGCCATGCTCCTGTCCGCTTGTCTTGAATAGACGGATTTGCGGCGGCTGGGTTTACCGGCCCTCGACATTTCCGCCACAAAAGCCCATGGTACCGCGTAGAAGAGCGCAAGAGGGGCGTGCTATACTCTCGGTTCGTTCCTCTCCAGAACGAGTCTACTGTCAGCGGTTCCGTTAGCGAATCCTGCGTTCGAGGTCAAGATGTCCGGCCATTCCAAGTGGGCCACCATCAAGCACAAAAAAGGGGCGGCGGATGCCCGCCGGGGCAAGGTGTTCACCCGGCTGATCCGGGAGATCGCCATGGCCGCCAAGTCCGGCGGCGATCCGGACACGAACGCGCGCCTGCGCACCGCGGTGACCGCGGCCAAGGCCGAGAACATGCCGGCGGACAACATCAAGCGCGCTATCCAGCGGGGCACGGGAGAGCTTCCCGGCGCTACTTATGAGGAGTCTATTTTCGAGGGCTACGGCCCGGGCGGAGTGGCGCTGCTGGTGGAGGTCTCGACCGACAACCGCAACCGCACGGTGAGCGAGATCCGGCACGCCTTCGCCAAGAACGGCGGAAACCTGGGCGAGGCCGGCTCGGTGGCCTGGATGTTCCACAAGAAGGGCGACATCGTGGTGCCCAAGCCGGCGGCCAAGGAAGACGACCTGATGAACATCGTGCTCGAGGCCGGGGGCGAGGACCTGCGTGACGACGGCGAGAACTGGGAGATTTTGACCGATCCCCAGCACTATGAGTCGGTGCTGGAGGCGGTGAAGAAGGCCGGGATCCAGCCGACGCTGTCGGAGATCTCCATGGTGCCGCAGAACTACATAAAGCTGGAAGGGGCGGCGGCGGCGCAGATGATCCGGCTGGTGGAGGCGCTGGAAGAGCACGACGACGTGCAGCACGTTTATTCCAACTTCGATATTGATCAGAAGCAGCTCGAGGCAGTGGCGAGCTAGCGGTGCGCCAGGCTTTCCGCACGCGGCCAGGGGCCGCGTTTTTCTTTCCGGTATTGCGCTCCGCTATCTAAGTTGATACCCCTCCACGTTTTTCTCCCGGCACCAGGGGAAGGGTTGCTACAGTCGAGCCAGGAGTTCCTGATGAGGTTTGCCGCCAGTCTGTTGCTGTTGCTGTGCGCCGCCGGTGCCGCAGCCCAGACCAGCGCAAGCCAGAACCTGCCCGCCGCCTCCCTCAAGAAAGGCACCTGGGACATCGGAGTGTGGACGGGTGGAGGCACGGCGCTGACCGGCAGCACCTCCAACACCCGCGTATGGAACGCCGGGGTGCGCTTCGGACGGGTCCTGACCCAGGAGCACGGCAGCGGCTGGTTGCGCGGCAACCTGGAGTGGGCGGGCGACGTCATCCCCGCCTACGTGGTCTTCCAGAACAAGGCCGTCTATGGCGCCGGCTTCAACCCGGCGCTGTTCAAGTGGAACTTCACCCACGGCAGAAAAATCGCGCCTTTCGTAGAAATGGGCGCCGGCCTGCTGTTCACCTCATCCAACGTGCCGGCGGGGACCTCGACCGTCAACTTCACGCCCCAGGCCGGTTTCGGCATGCACATCTTCACCCGGGAGAAACGGGCGGTCGCCTTGACCGGGAAGTACATCCACATCTCGAACGCCGGCCTGACCACTCCCAATCCGGGCATCAACACCATCCAGTTCACCGTGGGGTACAACTGGTTCCGGTAGCCGCGGCGAACGGGGAACCCGGCTTGCCATTTGCGGCCTCCCGCCTCTGACCGATATTCTTCTGGTCTATGTCCACGCTGGTGGAGTGCGTCCCGAACTTTTCCGAGGGGCGCGACAAGTCGAAGGTGGATGCCATCGTCGCCGCCATGCAGGTGGAGGGCGTCTACCTGCTCGACCGCGAATCAGACGCCGACCACAACCGCTCGGTCATCACGCTAGTGGGCACGCGCGAGGCCATTGCCGAGGCCGCCATCCGCGGCGTGGGCAAGGCCGCCGAACTCATCGACCTAACCCAACACCAGGGAGCGCATCCCCGCATGGGTGCCACCGACGTGGTTCCCTTCATTCCCATCGAGGGCGTGACCATCGAGGATTGCGTGGCCATCGCGCGCAAGGTGGGCGAGGAGATCTGGAAGCGGTATCAGATTCCCGTGTATCTCTACGAAGCCGCTGCCGCCATCCCGGAGCGGCAGAATCTGGAGAACATCCGCCGCGGACAGTTCGAGGGCCTGCGGGACGAGATTGCCACCAATCCCGCGCGCCGGCCGGATCTCGGCGAGGCGCGCGTGCATCCCACGGCGGGTGCCACGGTGGTGGGAGCGCGCAAGTTCCTCATCGCCTATAACATTTTCCTGAACACCGGCGACGTTCAGGTAGCGAAAAAGGTCGCGAAGACGGTGCGCGCCTCCTCCGGCGGCCTGCCCTACGTGAAGGGATCGGGCTTCCTGGTGCGCAACCTGGCGCAGGTTTCGATGAACCTCACGGACTTCGAGCAAACGCCCATCGCGCGCGTCTTCGAGGCGGTGAAGCGCGAGGCGGCCCGCTACGGCGCCACTCCCCTCAGCAGCGAGATCGTGGGACTGATCCCCAAGAAGGCGCTGGAAGACGTAGCCGGGTGGTTCCTGCAGGTGGAGAACTTCGACTCCTCGCTGATCCTGGAGAACCGCCTGGCGGCGGTGATGGGAGGGAAGATGGCGAGAGGCGGGATCCGGGCGGGCGTGGAGCCCTTCGTGGAGCAACTGGCAGCGCCTACCGCTACCCCCGGCGGAGGATGCGCGGCGGCCGCAGCCGGAGCCATGGCCGCGGCGCTGGGGCACATGGTGGCGTCGATGTCGCGGGGGAAGAAGGCCTACCAGCAGTACGAACGCGAGTTGAGCGAAGCCATCGCGCAGCTGGCGAAGCTGCGCGAGGAGCTCAAGGCCGCGATTGACGACGACGCGGCCGCTTACGACGCGGTCGCCAAGGCCTACAAGCAGGCGAAGACGGCGGCGGGCGGCGACGGCCTGGTGGCGGATGCGCTGAAGGGCGCGACGCGCGTGCCGCTGGGCGTGGCCGAGCGGGCCAGGGAAGTGGGCCGGATCGTGGAATCGCTGGCTCCCGTCACCAATCCCAACATGGCCTCCGACCTGACGGTGGCCCGGGCGCTGGCGCGGGCCGCGGTGGAGGGCGCGCTGGCCAACGTGGAGATCAACCTGGATTCGCTGAAGGACGAGAGCTTTGCCGCCGACATCCGCAAGAAGACAACTGCCCTCCGCTCCTGGGCATCTCTATAATGGACTCCGTGAGACCCAGACTCCTTTCTCTCCTCTTTTGCCTCTTGTGTGCTTCGATCCCCGCCGCCGCCGCGGCCCTGGGCACGAACACGCGCTCGGCCATTCCCTCCGAAGTGCAGCAGATCATCGTAGTGGACTACCGGGCGTTCAACGATTCGGCGAGCGCGCGGGCGCTCAAGGAGCGGATGATTTCGCCCCGGCTGCGGCAGTTCGAGGCGGCGCTGCGTCAGGCGGGCATCGTTCCGGAGAGGGAAGTGGAGCAGCTGACCTTCGCCTCCTTCCGCAGCAAGGGGCAGGGCCTGCAGACGGTGGGCATCGCCCAAGGGTCGTTCACGCGCGAGGCCATGGTGCGCCGGCTGCGGATGAAGGGGATCCGCCCGCGGAAGGACCGCCTGGGAGTGCTGTATCCCATGGAGGGCGGGATGGTCATGACCTTTCTAGACGATTCCTCGCTGCTGTTCGGCGAGCCCGCGGCGGTGAAGCTGGCACTCGAGGCGCGCCAGGGCGAGATCCAAAGCCTGAACGCCAACGCCCAGATCTCCGACCTGATGTCCGGGGTGGAGGAGGGCGCCATCTGGAGCGTGCTGGATGCGGAAGGCACGCGCAACATGGTGCGCTCCG encodes the following:
- a CDS encoding glycosyltransferase family 2 protein, which encodes MLKYSIVVPFHNEEESVTLLYDRLKTVMEHTGESFELVFVDDGSNDLTFHQLEEIAKVDSRVTVIKLRRNFGQTPALVAGFDHAKGEYIIAMDGDLQDDPADVPLFLEKIAEGHDIVSGWRRRAGNLLLRRVPSRIANWLMARLSGVDLHDFGATFKAYRRELIREVPLYGELHRFIPALAAGVGASICEVEIRNSDREGGRSHYGIARVVPVFFDLITIRFLLGYLARPLHFFGSFGMTALLGGLGIAIWLMWLKLRYHTHVMTEHGPLMFFAAVLILAGVQLVALGLLGEMQVRHFHEPAHRAPYVVERILRADKSQESTLAE
- a CDS encoding pyridoxal phosphate-dependent aminotransferase, producing MPQTTQPALRLAKRMARLGTETAFEVLVKARALEAKGRDIVHLEIGEPDFDTPANIIEAGSDALHKGWTHYGPSAGLPHLRQAIADEVARTRGVKVAPEEVVVVPGGKPIIFFLILALIEEGDEVIYPNPGFPIYESMVNFLGAKAVPIRLREEMDFRLDVNELKKLITDRTKLIILNSPHNPTGGILTERDVREIAQAIGDRDIMVLSDEIYSRLIFEGAHFSILSLEGWHDRTVLLDGFSKTYAMTGWRMGYGVMRADLATHVARLMTNSNSCTASFTQVAGIEALRGDQSSVEKMCAEFKRRRDLMVAGLNKIKGFSCRLPKGAFYTFPNITGTGWKSKKLADALLDDAGVAGLSGTAFGDYGEGYLRFSVANSIENLEKALSRIDEWTKKNL
- a CDS encoding D-glycerate dehydrogenase gives rise to the protein MANKKSFRVFASCHIGEAAESLLRERGYELEIYPGPEAPAKKLIIEKTAAGIDGLITTLRDPIDAEVFEAGKGRLKVVAQIAVGFDNINRADANRYKIPFTHTADVLTEATAEFAFLMLGVLARKMVPSERLVRENQWGSWHPFLPFLGDEITGKTIAIIGTGRIGLAVIKKCTGFDMNILCYDPAYQNLQFIQGIQELMDLRHARGLQKQKTWIKYVSFDEALAGADYVSVHVPLLREGESDTPTYHLFNEKTLRKMKPTAYLVNTSRGPVVEEAAVARALRENWIAGAALDVFEKEPLPPDSPLRDPDIADRCRLFHHFASGATITRLSTDPNLGMAGRCAQGLIDVLEGNYDGDVTKMPYVVNKEAFVGAGK
- a CDS encoding superoxide dismutase; the protein is MAHILPDLPYAFSALEPHIDALTMETHHDKHHAAYVKNLNAALEKHPGLQNKTAEELLHHINTVPEDIRTAVRNNGGGHANHSMFWTIMAPKAGGPAKGKVADAIRDAFGAFDQFQEKFNDAGTKRFGSGWVWLVGNKSGKIEIQSTANQDSPLMEGLFPILGNDVWEHAYYLKYQNRRPDYLKAWWNVVNWETVNKRFEEFQRHSKATAA
- the purQ gene encoding phosphoribosylformylglycinamidine synthase subunit PurQ, whose product is MKFGVIVFPGSNCDHDAYYSLGAVAGQQVTYLWHESADLENCDAVILPGGFAFGDYLRTGAIARFSPVMDSVTRFARSGGLVLGICNGFQILCEAGLLPGALMRNAGLKYICRAVHVRVETTDTPFTNACRKGEVLQIPIGHMEGNYFCEAETLELLLRDNRVLFRYCDPQGRTTTEANPNGSLDNIAGICNEGRNVCGMMPHPDRSSEIQLGSADGLKVFQSLLGALAGSQK
- a CDS encoding Spy/CpxP family protein refolding chaperone produces the protein MRKSLFAFLAILLLCPMLTFGQGPTPPPQQPGVALRAPMPPPELGKWWKNSDIVAQLQLSDAQIKQIEDTFLDYRLKLIDLHAEVERQEARLQPLIEADQPDEVKVSAQIDLVIAARGKLEKANTMMMLAIRRVLNVEQWKKLQVIQQERDRMRFHGRGGPEGPRSPHPPQAPTPDASE
- a CDS encoding sigma-70 family RNA polymerase sigma factor, whose amino-acid sequence is MAETTATSFVATSRVAEGLAEAEFDQLMRLHQRRVYRLLLGMLRDPEAADTLTQECFLRAWRKRSSFRGEAAVGTWLVRIAVNLARDHARNRRLAFWRRLFSAPADNDDTRTQAEQLPSLRAGPEQALLARQELDAVWNVVEALPQQQKAVFLLRFVEEMSLDEIAEALDLRVGSVKSHLFRALSTVKTRVGR
- a CDS encoding YebC/PmpR family DNA-binding transcriptional regulator; the protein is MSGHSKWATIKHKKGAADARRGKVFTRLIREIAMAAKSGGDPDTNARLRTAVTAAKAENMPADNIKRAIQRGTGELPGATYEESIFEGYGPGGVALLVEVSTDNRNRTVSEIRHAFAKNGGNLGEAGSVAWMFHKKGDIVVPKPAAKEDDLMNIVLEAGGEDLRDDGENWEILTDPQHYESVLEAVKKAGIQPTLSEISMVPQNYIKLEGAAAAQMIRLVEALEEHDDVQHVYSNFDIDQKQLEAVAS
- a CDS encoding acyloxyacyl hydrolase, which translates into the protein MRFAASLLLLLCAAGAAAQTSASQNLPAASLKKGTWDIGVWTGGGTALTGSTSNTRVWNAGVRFGRVLTQEHGSGWLRGNLEWAGDVIPAYVVFQNKAVYGAGFNPALFKWNFTHGRKIAPFVEMGAGLLFTSSNVPAGTSTVNFTPQAGFGMHIFTREKRAVALTGKYIHISNAGLTTPNPGINTIQFTVGYNWFR